Proteins from a genomic interval of Gordonia sp. SL306:
- a CDS encoding FadD3 family acyl-CoA ligase, which yields MEAILTTPAALRRAAQTWPDRTALVDEQWPDRPTVDLTWSEFAEAVRTFAAALVASGINAGDRVALWSPNSHHWPVAALGIHYAGATLVPLNTRYTSGEAVEIIERSDARAVVVSGEFLGGNHLADLLGEHAAAMPDVVVGVTLGTSSVPDGAIEWSEFTARATEATRAEADARADAVAPDDISDILFTSGTTGKSKGVLAEHQQTMAGSQAWGSNGRLSADDRYLMVNPYFHTFGYKAGILPCMLFGAAMLPLAVYSPAEAMKLADAQRVTVFPGAPTIFQTILDDPARPDHDLSSLRLVVTGAAIVPVVLIERLQSDLGVDTVVTAYGLTEASGFVSTCTPDDDDQTVANTCGRAFDGMEIRLSDEGEVLARGKMVMRGYLDDEAATKETIDPDGWLHTGDIGTIDDRGNLTITDRLKDMYISGGFNVYPAEVEQTLARLEGVTESAVIGVPDERLGEVGRAYLTLRDGVDLDEAAVIAYCKIHLANFKVPRSVVFVDAFPRNAAGKILKRNLA from the coding sequence ATGGAGGCGATCCTGACGACCCCGGCTGCCCTGCGCCGGGCCGCACAGACCTGGCCCGACCGAACCGCACTCGTCGACGAGCAGTGGCCGGACCGTCCGACGGTCGACCTGACCTGGTCGGAGTTCGCCGAGGCCGTCCGCACGTTCGCGGCCGCGCTCGTCGCATCGGGCATCAACGCCGGCGACCGCGTCGCCCTGTGGTCGCCGAACAGCCACCACTGGCCCGTCGCGGCGCTGGGGATCCACTACGCGGGAGCCACGTTGGTCCCGCTCAACACCCGGTACACGAGCGGCGAAGCGGTCGAGATCATCGAGCGTTCCGACGCGCGTGCCGTCGTGGTGTCCGGCGAGTTCCTCGGCGGCAACCACCTGGCCGACCTGCTCGGCGAGCACGCCGCGGCCATGCCCGACGTCGTGGTCGGGGTGACCCTCGGCACGTCGTCGGTGCCCGACGGTGCGATCGAGTGGTCGGAGTTCACGGCCAGGGCAACCGAGGCCACCCGCGCCGAGGCGGATGCGCGTGCCGATGCCGTGGCTCCCGACGACATCTCCGACATCCTGTTCACGTCGGGTACCACCGGGAAGTCGAAAGGCGTGCTGGCCGAACACCAGCAGACGATGGCCGGCTCGCAGGCCTGGGGATCGAACGGCCGGCTCTCCGCCGACGACCGGTACCTGATGGTGAATCCCTACTTCCACACCTTCGGATACAAGGCGGGCATCCTGCCGTGCATGCTGTTCGGCGCGGCGATGCTGCCGCTGGCGGTCTACTCGCCGGCCGAGGCGATGAAGCTGGCCGACGCTCAGCGGGTGACGGTGTTCCCCGGTGCGCCGACGATCTTCCAGACCATCCTCGACGACCCGGCCCGCCCGGATCACGACCTGTCGTCGTTGCGGCTCGTGGTGACCGGTGCGGCCATCGTGCCGGTGGTCCTCATCGAGCGCTTGCAGAGCGACCTCGGCGTCGACACCGTTGTCACCGCATACGGACTGACCGAGGCCAGCGGATTCGTCTCCACGTGCACCCCCGACGATGACGACCAGACCGTCGCCAACACCTGCGGCCGGGCCTTCGACGGCATGGAGATCCGCTTGTCCGACGAAGGCGAGGTGCTGGCGCGCGGCAAGATGGTGATGCGCGGCTACCTCGACGACGAGGCCGCCACCAAGGAGACGATCGACCCCGACGGTTGGCTGCACACCGGCGACATCGGGACGATCGACGATCGCGGCAACCTCACCATCACCGACCGCCTCAAGGACATGTACATCTCCGGCGGATTCAACGTCTATCCCGCCGAGGTCGAGCAGACCCTCGCACGGTTGGAGGGTGTCACCGAGTCCGCCGTGATCGGTGTCCCGGACGAGCGCCTCGGCGAGGTCGGTCGCGCCTACCTCACCCTGCGCGACGGCGTCGATCTCGACGAGGCGGCGGTGATCGCCTACTGCAAGATCCACCTCGCCAACTTCAAGGTTCCCCGCTCGGTGGTGTTCGTGGACGCCTTCCCCCGCAACGCCGCAGGCAAGATCCTCAAGCGCAACCTCGCCTAG
- a CDS encoding NAD(P)H-dependent flavin oxidoreductase, with amino-acid sequence MTSPARAAGLSTRFTELVGVEYPIVQTGMGWVSGPSLTSATSNAGGLGILASATMTYDELEAAIAKTKSLTDKPFGVNIRADATDAPERIDLLIREGVKVASFALAPKQDLIAKLKDHGVVVIPSIGAAKHAVKVASWGADAVIVQGGEGGGHTGPVATTLLLPSVLDALGDSGIPVVAAGGFFDGRGLVAALSYGAEGVAMGTRFLLTSDSAVPDSVKQEYIGRGLGDTVVSVKVDGMPHRVLRTPLVEALESGSKAKALYAAARNANEFKQLTGMKWTTMLRDGRTMRRSGERTWQQVIMAGNTPMLLRAGLVEGDTRAGVLASGQVVGMIDDLPSCDELVQSIMTQAHSRLKVLGSLS; translated from the coding sequence ATGACTTCTCCCGCGCGCGCCGCGGGCCTGTCGACCCGCTTCACCGAGTTGGTCGGTGTCGAGTACCCGATCGTCCAGACCGGCATGGGCTGGGTGTCGGGGCCGTCGCTGACGTCGGCGACGTCCAATGCGGGTGGCCTGGGCATCCTGGCGTCGGCGACCATGACCTATGACGAACTCGAGGCGGCGATCGCCAAGACGAAGTCGTTGACGGACAAGCCGTTCGGGGTCAACATCCGCGCCGATGCCACCGATGCCCCGGAGCGGATCGATCTCCTCATCCGCGAGGGCGTCAAGGTAGCGTCCTTCGCGCTCGCGCCGAAGCAGGACCTGATCGCCAAGCTCAAGGATCACGGCGTGGTGGTGATCCCGTCGATCGGCGCGGCGAAGCACGCCGTCAAGGTGGCCTCATGGGGCGCCGACGCGGTGATCGTGCAGGGCGGCGAGGGCGGCGGACACACCGGCCCGGTGGCCACCACCCTGCTGTTGCCCTCGGTGCTCGATGCCCTCGGCGACAGCGGGATTCCCGTGGTCGCGGCGGGCGGCTTCTTCGACGGTCGCGGCCTCGTGGCGGCGTTGTCCTATGGCGCCGAGGGCGTCGCGATGGGCACCCGCTTCCTGCTCACCTCCGACAGTGCGGTACCCGACTCGGTCAAGCAGGAGTACATCGGGCGCGGCCTGGGTGACACCGTGGTGTCGGTCAAGGTCGACGGCATGCCGCACCGCGTGCTGCGTACCCCGCTCGTGGAGGCGCTCGAGAGCGGCAGCAAGGCCAAGGCGCTCTACGCCGCGGCGCGAAATGCCAACGAGTTCAAGCAGTTGACCGGCATGAAGTGGACGACGATGCTGCGCGACGGTCGCACCATGCGCCGCTCGGGCGAGCGCACCTGGCAACAGGTCATCATGGCCGGCAACACACCGATGCTGTTGCGCGCCGGGCTCGTCGAAGGCGACACCCGCGCAGGTGTCCTGGCATCGGGTCAGGTGGTCGGCATGATCGACGACCTGCCCAGTTGCGACGAACTGGTCCAATCGATCATGACGCAGGCGCATTCACGGTTGAAGGTGCTGGGTTCGTTGTCCTGA
- a CDS encoding type IV toxin-antitoxin system AbiEi family antitoxin domain-containing protein: MEDQAALRKMLADHDGVFTTAQAYGCGVSGDQLRRRVRSGEWIPST, encoded by the coding sequence ATGGAGGATCAGGCCGCGCTGCGGAAAATGCTCGCCGACCACGACGGGGTGTTCACGACGGCTCAGGCCTACGGCTGCGGCGTGTCCGGCGATCAACTGCGTCGTCGAGTGCGGTCGGGTGAATGGATCCCGTCGACGTGA
- a CDS encoding CoA-transferase subunit beta, which yields MSTSTSDPKTVEPVETTRAEYCVIACAEIFAGAGEIMASPMAPTPLLGARLARLTTEPDLLITDGEALILADTPAIGKTGPIEGWMPFRKVFDVVASGRRHVVMGANQIDRHGNQNLSAFGPLQHPTRQMFGVRGAPGNTINHPTSYWVARHSSRVFTDQVDIVSGVGYDKVDADNPAYRYLNIPRVVTNLGVFDFEGPDHTMRAVSLHPGVSADEVAENTGFEIAGLESAPATRNPSDEELTLIRDVLDPKGVRNREVK from the coding sequence GTGAGCACCAGCACGAGTGACCCCAAGACGGTTGAGCCTGTCGAAACCACCCGGGCCGAATACTGCGTCATCGCCTGCGCCGAGATCTTCGCCGGCGCCGGTGAGATCATGGCCTCGCCGATGGCACCGACTCCGCTGCTCGGCGCACGGCTGGCGCGACTGACCACCGAGCCCGATCTGCTCATCACCGACGGTGAGGCACTGATCCTCGCCGACACCCCGGCCATCGGGAAGACCGGACCCATCGAGGGGTGGATGCCCTTCCGCAAGGTGTTCGACGTCGTCGCCTCGGGTCGTCGTCATGTTGTCATGGGCGCCAATCAGATCGACCGGCACGGCAACCAGAACCTCTCGGCGTTCGGCCCGCTGCAACATCCGACCCGCCAGATGTTCGGCGTGCGTGGCGCTCCCGGCAACACGATCAACCATCCGACAAGTTACTGGGTGGCCCGCCATTCGTCGCGCGTCTTCACCGACCAGGTCGACATCGTGTCGGGCGTCGGCTATGACAAGGTGGACGCCGACAACCCCGCGTACCGCTACCTGAACATCCCCCGTGTGGTGACGAATCTCGGCGTCTTCGACTTCGAGGGCCCCGACCACACGATGCGCGCGGTGTCACTGCATCCCGGTGTGAGCGCCGACGAGGTCGCCGAGAACACCGGCTTCGAGATCGCCGGCCTGGAGTCCGCGCCGGCGACCCGCAACCCCTCCGACGAGGAACTGACACTGATCCGGGATGTGCTCGACCCCAAGGGTGTCCGGAATCGAGAAGTGAAATGA
- a CDS encoding acetyl-CoA C-acetyltransferase, producing MSTPQAYIVDAVRTPVGKRNGSLAKTHPADMGAHVMSSIIDRTGIDPNVVDDVVFGCVDAIGPQAGNIARTAWLAAGLPLDIPGTTVDRQCGSSQQAIHFAAQGVLSGTQDVVLAGGVQNMSAIPISQAMIAGQEFGFTTPTAESVGWRERFGDAAISQFNGADMMATQWDISREDMERWSLQSHQRAKQAIAEGRFDKELVALGDCVVDECPRETSLEKMAGLDPLAEGSRLTAAVASQICDGASATLVVSETALKEYGLTPRARIHHLSVRGADPVMMLSAPIPATAYALKKTGLSIDDIDVIEINEAFASVVLAWLKETGADPAKVNPNGGGIALGHPLGATGAKLFATLLNELERTGGRYGLQTMCEGGGTANVTIIERL from the coding sequence ATGTCCACACCACAGGCCTACATCGTCGACGCCGTCCGGACGCCGGTCGGGAAGCGTAACGGGTCGCTTGCCAAGACCCATCCCGCCGACATGGGTGCGCACGTCATGTCGTCGATCATCGATCGCACCGGCATCGACCCCAATGTCGTCGACGACGTGGTGTTCGGCTGTGTCGATGCCATCGGCCCGCAGGCCGGGAACATCGCGCGGACGGCGTGGCTGGCCGCCGGTCTGCCCCTGGACATCCCCGGCACCACCGTCGACCGTCAGTGCGGGTCGTCGCAGCAGGCCATCCACTTCGCCGCGCAGGGTGTGCTGAGCGGCACGCAGGATGTGGTCCTCGCCGGTGGCGTGCAGAACATGAGTGCCATCCCGATCTCGCAGGCCATGATCGCCGGCCAGGAGTTCGGGTTCACCACGCCCACTGCGGAATCCGTCGGCTGGCGCGAACGGTTCGGCGACGCCGCCATCTCGCAGTTCAACGGGGCCGACATGATGGCGACCCAGTGGGACATCAGCCGAGAGGACATGGAGCGCTGGTCGCTGCAGTCGCATCAGCGGGCCAAGCAGGCCATCGCCGAGGGACGGTTCGACAAGGAGCTCGTCGCGCTCGGCGACTGTGTCGTCGACGAATGCCCGCGTGAGACCTCGCTGGAGAAGATGGCCGGACTCGATCCGCTGGCGGAGGGCTCGCGGCTGACCGCGGCCGTCGCGTCGCAGATCTGCGACGGCGCATCGGCAACGCTGGTCGTCTCGGAGACCGCGCTCAAGGAGTACGGCCTCACGCCGCGGGCACGCATCCACCACCTCTCGGTGCGGGGTGCCGATCCGGTGATGATGCTGTCGGCGCCCATCCCGGCGACTGCATACGCACTGAAGAAGACTGGGTTGTCGATCGACGACATCGACGTCATCGAGATCAACGAGGCCTTCGCGTCGGTGGTGCTGGCGTGGCTCAAGGAGACCGGCGCGGATCCGGCCAAGGTCAACCCGAACGGCGGCGGTATCGCGCTCGGCCACCCGCTGGGGGCGACCGGCGCCAAGCTGTTCGCGACGCTGCTCAACGAACTCGAGCGCACCGGCGGACGCTACGGGCTGCAGACCATGTGTGAGGGCGGCGGCACCGCGAACGTCACCATCATCGAACGCCTCTGA
- a CDS encoding TetR family transcriptional regulator, producing MAPRGTVSGSTRRDELLTTAGKMFAEQGLRSTTVRDIADAAGILSGSLYHHFDSKESIVDEILRGFLDDLFARYRVIADAGLTATETLRGLIVSSFEAIDEQRNAVAIYQDEAKRLAGQERFAYIGERNTEFRRLWHAVLRRGVDDGEFRADLDVELAYRFLRDTVWVAVRWYRPGGALSADDIAAQYLSIVLDGILPR from the coding sequence ATGGCACCCCGCGGCACCGTCTCCGGCTCCACTCGGCGCGACGAATTGCTGACCACGGCGGGAAAGATGTTCGCCGAGCAGGGCCTGCGCTCCACCACCGTGCGCGACATCGCCGACGCTGCCGGCATCCTGTCCGGCAGCCTCTACCATCATTTCGACTCCAAGGAATCCATCGTCGACGAGATCCTCCGGGGCTTTCTCGACGACCTCTTCGCACGGTACCGGGTCATCGCCGACGCCGGACTGACCGCCACCGAGACCTTGCGCGGCCTCATCGTCTCGTCGTTCGAGGCCATCGACGAGCAGCGCAACGCCGTCGCGATCTACCAGGACGAGGCCAAACGGCTTGCCGGACAAGAACGTTTCGCCTACATCGGGGAGCGCAACACGGAATTCCGCCGGCTGTGGCACGCCGTCCTGCGGCGGGGTGTCGACGACGGCGAGTTCCGCGCCGACCTCGACGTCGAGCTGGCCTATCGCTTTCTGCGCGACACGGTCTGGGTGGCGGTCCGCTGGTACCGCCCGGGTGGTGCGTTGTCGGCCGACGACATCGCCGCCCAGTATCTGTCGATCGTCCTGGACGGGATACTGCCGCGCTGA
- a CDS encoding acyl-CoA synthetase, which yields MAERFTPPTTAAIGTARQHTLGDLLRRSALRIPTKTAIVSGDMTLTFAEFDSAVNRCANALTARGLVKGERLALVSHNCWQFAVLHYATARLGVVLVPVNFGLGPEEIAYILDHSGARAVVAEDALVPTVAQAMQLAGFTDAITGVITMGGDATVAGWDSVDDWMLAGDPTPPQVSVADDDPLRLMYTSGTESRPKGVLLSSKSLINQYVSCIVDGGMSGDDVEVHSLPLFHCAQLDCFLSVDVYLGATSIILPGPDPAAILATIESQRVTKLFCPPTVWISLLRHPDFDTRDLSSLRKGYYGASPMPVEVLREMSERLPDVSLWNFYGQTEMSPLATILQPHEQIDRAGSAGRAALNVETRVVDDEDNPVPVGEVGEIVHRSPHACLGYFNDEDKTAVAFRNGWFHSGDLGIVDADGYLSVVDRKKDMIKTGGENVASREVEEAIYLLDGVAEVAVFGVPHPKWIEAVTAVVVPKDGVTLTEDAVEQHLAGVLAGFKRPKFVVFADALPKNPSGKILKKDLRVRHADLAAI from the coding sequence ATGGCAGAGCGCTTCACACCCCCGACGACGGCCGCGATCGGCACCGCCCGCCAGCACACCCTCGGTGATCTGCTGCGTCGAAGCGCACTCCGAATCCCCACCAAGACCGCGATCGTCAGCGGAGACATGACGCTCACGTTCGCCGAGTTCGATTCGGCCGTGAACCGGTGTGCCAACGCGCTCACCGCGCGGGGCCTCGTCAAGGGCGAACGTCTGGCATTGGTGAGTCACAACTGCTGGCAGTTCGCGGTGCTGCACTACGCGACCGCACGGCTCGGGGTGGTCCTGGTGCCGGTGAACTTCGGACTCGGACCCGAGGAGATCGCGTACATCCTCGATCACTCGGGCGCACGGGCGGTGGTCGCCGAGGACGCGTTGGTGCCCACGGTGGCCCAGGCGATGCAATTGGCTGGCTTCACCGACGCGATCACAGGTGTGATCACGATGGGTGGGGACGCGACCGTCGCGGGCTGGGACAGCGTCGACGACTGGATGCTCGCCGGTGACCCCACGCCGCCCCAGGTGTCCGTCGCCGATGACGATCCGCTTCGCCTGATGTACACCTCCGGCACCGAGTCGCGTCCGAAGGGTGTGCTGTTGTCGTCGAAATCGCTGATCAATCAGTACGTTTCGTGCATCGTCGACGGCGGTATGAGCGGCGACGACGTGGAGGTCCACTCGCTGCCGCTCTTCCACTGCGCACAGCTGGACTGCTTCCTGTCGGTCGACGTCTACCTGGGTGCGACGAGCATCATCCTGCCCGGTCCTGATCCGGCCGCGATCCTCGCGACGATCGAATCGCAGCGGGTGACCAAGCTGTTCTGTCCGCCGACGGTGTGGATCTCGCTCTTGCGGCATCCCGATTTCGACACCCGCGACCTGTCGTCGCTGCGCAAGGGCTACTACGGCGCTTCACCGATGCCAGTCGAGGTCCTCCGCGAGATGTCGGAGCGTCTCCCGGACGTCTCGCTGTGGAACTTCTACGGCCAGACCGAGATGTCGCCGCTCGCAACCATCCTGCAGCCGCATGAGCAGATCGACCGCGCCGGGTCCGCGGGCCGGGCAGCGCTCAACGTGGAGACGCGGGTCGTCGACGATGAGGACAATCCCGTCCCGGTCGGCGAGGTCGGTGAGATCGTGCACCGCAGTCCGCACGCCTGTCTCGGGTATTTCAACGACGAGGACAAGACCGCCGTCGCGTTCCGCAACGGCTGGTTCCATTCCGGTGACCTCGGCATCGTCGACGCCGACGGGTATCTGTCGGTGGTCGACCGCAAGAAGGACATGATCAAGACCGGCGGCGAGAATGTCGCCTCCCGCGAGGTCGAGGAGGCCATCTACCTGCTCGACGGGGTCGCCGAGGTCGCGGTCTTCGGTGTGCCGCATCCGAAATGGATCGAGGCGGTGACCGCAGTGGTCGTGCCCAAGGACGGTGTCACGTTGACCGAGGATGCCGTCGAGCAACACCTCGCCGGCGTTCTCGCGGGGTTCAAGCGTCCCAAGTTCGTGGTCTTCGCGGATGCGCTGCCGAAGAATCCGAGCGGCAAGATCCTCAAGAAGGATCTGCGCGTCCGGCACGCGGACCTGGCCGCGATATGA
- a CDS encoding SDR family oxidoreductase has protein sequence MSETTVAQNRSPLATAPEETPGHGLLLGRKVVVTAAAGTGIGFATARRALLEGADVVISDWHERRLGEARDKLASEFGDQTVGQVVCNVQESAEVDALISAAAGELGRIDVLVNNAGLGGETPVADMTDDEWDRVLDITLNGTFRATRAALRYFRAVEHGGVIVNNASVLGWRAQRGQAHYAAAKAGVMALTRCSAVEAADFGVRINAIAPSIAKHPFLAKVTSDELLDELASREAYGRAAEVWEVAATIAMLASDYTTYLTGEVVSISSQRA, from the coding sequence GTGTCTGAAACCACTGTCGCACAGAATCGTTCACCGCTGGCCACGGCGCCGGAGGAGACTCCCGGGCACGGTCTGCTACTCGGCCGCAAGGTGGTGGTGACCGCGGCCGCCGGTACCGGGATCGGCTTCGCCACGGCGCGCCGTGCGCTGCTCGAAGGCGCCGACGTGGTGATCAGCGACTGGCACGAACGACGACTGGGGGAGGCGCGCGACAAGCTGGCGTCGGAGTTCGGCGACCAGACCGTCGGACAGGTCGTGTGCAACGTGCAGGAGTCGGCCGAGGTCGACGCGCTCATCTCCGCTGCCGCAGGCGAACTCGGACGCATCGACGTCCTGGTCAACAATGCCGGGCTCGGTGGGGAGACGCCGGTGGCCGACATGACCGACGACGAATGGGACCGCGTCCTCGATATCACGCTCAACGGCACGTTCCGGGCCACCCGCGCGGCACTGCGCTACTTCCGGGCCGTCGAGCACGGCGGTGTGATCGTCAACAATGCATCGGTGCTGGGCTGGCGCGCCCAGCGCGGGCAGGCGCACTATGCGGCGGCGAAGGCAGGCGTCATGGCGCTCACCCGATGCTCCGCGGTAGAGGCCGCCGACTTCGGCGTGCGGATCAACGCCATCGCCCCGTCGATCGCCAAGCACCCGTTCCTCGCCAAGGTCACCAGCGACGAACTCCTCGACGAGCTCGCGTCGCGGGAGGCCTACGGACGGGCCGCCGAGGTGTGGGAGGTGGCCGCGACCATCGCCATGCTGGCCAGCGACTACACCACCTATCTCACCGGCGAGGTCGTCTCGATTTCCAGCCAGAGGGCTTAG
- a CDS encoding acyl-CoA dehydrogenase family protein produces the protein MTSINLADRSVDLGEWARTSPDAAETFATAVRAWLDENLAGEFAHLKGRGGPGSEHEFFDDRLAWDRHLARAGWTCLGWPTRYGGRGATLEQRIIFHQEYARANAPARVNHLGEELLGPTLIEYGTEEQKQRFLPGIVDVTELWAQGYSEPGAGSDLAGVSTSARLDDGKWIINGQKVWTSLAHVAQWCFVICRTEKGSTRHKGLSFLLVPIDQPGVTVRPIQQLTGTSEFNEVFFDDAVADADLIVGEPGDGWKVAMGLLQFERGVSTLGQQVGFDRELRNLIEIAESNGSAKNPEIASRITRAWIGLKVMRAHAQRTLAGDIVSEAGQASVAKLLWANWHRDLGELAMAVVGAPSLIGPTATVEGVVNDITDPDNVELDDWQRLFLFTRADTIYGGSNEVQRNIIAERVLGLPREAR, from the coding sequence ATGACCTCGATCAACCTTGCCGATCGGTCGGTTGACCTCGGCGAATGGGCGCGGACGTCGCCGGATGCGGCGGAGACGTTCGCCACCGCGGTGCGCGCCTGGCTCGACGAGAATCTCGCAGGCGAGTTCGCGCACCTCAAGGGTCGCGGCGGGCCGGGCAGCGAGCACGAGTTCTTCGACGACCGGCTGGCCTGGGACCGTCATCTGGCCCGTGCCGGATGGACGTGTCTGGGCTGGCCGACTCGATACGGAGGCCGTGGCGCGACGCTGGAACAGAGGATCATCTTCCACCAGGAGTACGCCAGGGCGAACGCTCCGGCGCGGGTCAACCACCTCGGCGAGGAACTGCTGGGGCCGACGCTGATCGAATACGGCACCGAGGAGCAGAAGCAGCGCTTCCTGCCGGGCATCGTCGACGTCACCGAACTCTGGGCCCAGGGCTACTCCGAGCCGGGCGCCGGCTCCGACCTCGCTGGCGTGTCCACCAGCGCGCGCCTCGACGACGGCAAGTGGATCATCAATGGCCAGAAGGTGTGGACGTCCCTCGCGCACGTCGCGCAGTGGTGCTTTGTCATCTGCCGAACCGAGAAGGGTTCGACGCGGCACAAGGGCCTCAGCTTTCTGCTGGTGCCGATCGATCAGCCGGGTGTGACCGTCCGGCCGATCCAACAGCTCACCGGCACCTCGGAGTTCAACGAGGTCTTCTTCGACGACGCGGTCGCCGACGCCGACCTCATCGTCGGCGAGCCGGGCGACGGCTGGAAGGTCGCGATGGGCCTGCTGCAGTTCGAGCGCGGCGTCTCCACACTCGGTCAGCAGGTCGGCTTCGACCGCGAACTCCGCAATCTCATCGAGATCGCCGAATCCAACGGGTCCGCGAAGAATCCGGAGATCGCATCGCGGATCACCCGGGCCTGGATCGGGCTGAAGGTGATGCGAGCTCATGCGCAGCGCACCCTGGCCGGCGACATCGTCTCCGAGGCCGGGCAGGCCTCGGTCGCGAAGTTGTTGTGGGCCAACTGGCATCGCGACCTCGGCGAGCTGGCGATGGCCGTGGTCGGGGCACCGTCGCTGATCGGGCCAACCGCCACGGTCGAGGGCGTTGTCAACGACATCACCGACCCCGACAACGTCGAACTCGACGACTGGCAACGACTCTTCTTGTTCACGCGCGCCGACACCATCTACGGCGGCTCGAACGAGGTTCAGCGCAACATCATCGCCGAGCGGGTGCTCGGCCTACCGCGAGAGGCTCGCTAG
- a CDS encoding aldehyde dehydrogenase family protein — MTKPAEVNTAVSGRVSSEAHTMSELLDIQRAAFLRDGIPDAKTRIDRITRLSSLLLDNADEIAEALNEDFGTRPRELSLAADVAGCMVDLTHQRRGVEKWMQESNTAKVQGALGFKQRIRHDPLGVVGIMGPWNFPLQLTFVPAGAAFAAGNRVLMRPSSITSRTTDVIAKHAPDYFSIEELAVITSKHGGGADFAKLKVDHMFFTGSPEVGASVAQEAAKNLVPVTLELGGKNPAVVDPDADIDKAATMLADARMVNGGQVCLCPDYVFVPEAKVGEFTDKVIARWTANFATVRNNPEYTATINQKNYDRILGLIADAQELGADVRQVVPAGEPLPDAEKRKIAPTLLTGVKAGMKIEEDEVFGPVLTVYPYRDLAEAIRYIAAHPHPLTMYWCGDDNENLARLADGTRSGSINANDFALHMFGAELPFGGVGRSGMGGYHGKTGFDTFSHARAIAVSTMPLKVAEMMSPPFTARDTKMTNGQMKLWSRLNKRAIKKLKKR; from the coding sequence ATGACCAAACCAGCAGAGGTGAACACCGCGGTTTCGGGCCGGGTGTCGTCGGAAGCGCACACCATGTCCGAACTGCTGGACATCCAGCGCGCCGCATTTCTGCGGGACGGCATCCCCGATGCCAAAACCCGTATCGACCGGATCACTCGGCTCTCGTCGTTGCTTCTCGACAACGCCGACGAGATCGCGGAGGCGCTGAACGAGGACTTCGGCACCCGCCCGCGTGAGTTGTCCCTCGCCGCCGACGTCGCGGGCTGCATGGTCGACCTGACCCATCAGCGCCGTGGTGTCGAGAAGTGGATGCAGGAGAGCAACACCGCAAAGGTGCAGGGGGCGTTGGGGTTCAAACAGCGCATCCGGCACGATCCGCTCGGCGTGGTCGGGATCATGGGGCCGTGGAACTTTCCGCTGCAGCTGACCTTCGTCCCGGCCGGTGCCGCCTTCGCCGCGGGTAACCGGGTGCTCATGCGCCCGTCGTCGATCACCTCGCGGACCACCGATGTGATCGCCAAGCACGCACCCGACTACTTCTCGATCGAAGAGCTCGCCGTGATCACGAGCAAGCACGGTGGCGGCGCCGACTTCGCCAAGCTCAAGGTCGACCACATGTTCTTCACCGGGTCGCCGGAGGTCGGAGCGTCGGTGGCGCAGGAGGCCGCGAAGAACCTGGTGCCTGTCACCCTGGAACTCGGCGGCAAGAACCCCGCGGTCGTCGATCCGGATGCCGACATCGACAAGGCGGCGACCATGCTCGCCGACGCGCGGATGGTCAACGGCGGCCAGGTCTGCCTGTGCCCCGACTACGTGTTCGTACCCGAGGCCAAGGTCGGCGAGTTCACCGACAAGGTCATCGCCCGCTGGACGGCGAATTTCGCGACCGTCCGCAACAACCCCGAGTACACGGCGACGATCAACCAGAAGAACTACGACCGCATCCTCGGGCTGATCGCCGACGCGCAGGAACTCGGAGCCGATGTCCGCCAGGTGGTGCCTGCCGGCGAGCCGCTCCCGGATGCCGAGAAGCGCAAGATCGCGCCGACACTGCTGACCGGGGTCAAGGCGGGCATGAAGATCGAGGAGGACGAGGTCTTCGGGCCGGTCCTCACCGTGTACCCGTATCGCGATCTGGCCGAGGCCATCCGCTACATCGCCGCGCATCCGCACCCGCTGACCATGTACTGGTGCGGCGACGACAACGAGAACCTGGCTCGTCTTGCCGACGGCACCCGCAGCGGATCGATCAACGCCAACGACTTCGCCCTGCACATGTTCGGTGCGGAGCTCCCGTTCGGCGGTGTCGGTCGCAGTGGCATGGGCGGCTATCACGGCAAGACGGGCTTCGACACGTTCAGTCATGCGCGTGCGATTGCCGTGTCGACGATGCCGTTGAAGGTCGCCGAGATGATGTCGCCGCCGTTCACGGCCCGCGACACCAAGATGACCAACGGTCAGATGAAACTCTGGAGCCGGCTGAACAAGCGCGCCATCAAGAAGCTCAAGAAGCGCTGA